The DNA region ACAGCTGACACAATGACATGCTGAACAAGCAATAGCTAAAAATGGTGTCAAAACAAAATGTTTGCTGTGCATTCCAACTTAAAAGTCCTAAAGAAAGACACTATGGAGTTGTGCATGTTTAACACAATGGTGTAAATTTTCAAATGTTTCGAGTCAGAAAAGTATCTTTGTCTTTTTTCCTCTGTATACACTGTAATCGTATAAAGCTAAACTAAAATGGCCTTGATTCTGTGTGACAGGCTCTTGCAAAGCTACATCAAGAGCAGCCTGAAGGAAGGACAGACCAGTCCAGAGCTGAACACAAGGGAACAAGGTTAATATAGTTCATTATTAACATGGTCTCTCAGTTAACCTCTTTTATTTCCAGTACTTCTGGAAATTTTCCTCTTTGCATACAATGAGAAGAATTTTTGTATCTTCTGTTTTATATTAAGATGATTACATTGCCTAGTTTAAATTAGTTCCATAAAAATAgacgtttttattgttttttaatacatacatttaatatatatttagttatctgtatatgggtcattctacagaattggtccaaagtcagagttgaaaatgtcttgaaaaaaagttgttttccaaaaaaaaattgtatgccattaaatatttataatatatgtataatatttctagtaattgtgtagTTAATTCTAATTCTCATAATTTAATTAGaaaggttatattgacctattatgCTTTTGCTTGCATCTAgattgtaaatatttattttttgctattttattaattttttttttcagaggtaaatacatttttaaaaatattcccAGTGTAATTTATCAATTTTTtcttgtaaaaggcaaaaagctgatcatactgatttcaaagttaaggattcattagtttgaataaacATTGAACGAAAAACTGTCATAATATCTTAGTTGGTAATTCagttcactaccgaaacaattaTGAAACGTTTTGGTCGTGACAATTTTACAGGATAACACCCACAAAACGAAGACGCCACTGCCGAAACTTCatcaaatgtttcagtagtgacaattttagatacttttgaacctagctcaaagatgcatTCATGTTATGAACAGTGgttaaatgttatggaataaactCCCAAAAaggtgtgttttgtttttttacattaagcttcataaaataaagaaaatataacatttttagaacttcatttttaaaagaatcaaaaagatacttttaaaaacaacaatgcaaATGAACAAATATTTTCAGTGGAAAATTTAAGTTGAAATTTAGAGGTTAGGGATCGGGACAGCCACCtaccaattgaaagtacccaataaatgattttAGATATACTCTTAAGTTATGctgatattttatatattattgtgggtttcaatagcaGTTTGCCACAATTCTGTAAAATGTATCAGCTTCTTTGTTTGATTTGTTCTCTTCTTGCCACAGAGATATTCTTCCTTTTCTCTCTGTACGACTATGACAGAAGTGGGCAGATGGATGGCCTTGAACTGATGCAACTACTGACAGATTTCCTGACTAATCATGAAATGATGCCAAAGTCAGCAGATTCTGTAAGTGCTGCTAGTTGTGTCACAACATTCAAAGTAAGCTCTTGAATTCTCTTATGACTTCAATTTATTTACATTGTAGGTTGTATCTATGGTGGATTATCTGCTACAAACTCAGGATCTGAACCAGGATGGACTACTTGCTCCGTCAGAGCTGTTATCATCATCATCCTCGAAAGACCATCAGCAAGAAAACAAAATTGTTCCCACCGAACCACCTGCTGAGGATGCCTTAAAACAggagcaaacacacacaaaaccagAGGATGGACTTCCTGAAACTCACCAACAAGATACAGAGGGCAACCAAGTGTCTGAACATCAAAATGAGACACAAGACTCATCTAAAGAAGAAATCATGGAGGTTGAGAATCACAACCAGCAGGAGCAGCCTCCAGAAGAGAAGCTGCAAGATGATGATCAGGGAGAGAAGAACATTCCAGTACATCAAGGGCAACCAGAGATTTAATGCCAAATTAAGCATAAAGTGCAATTTTAGAGACTTGTACAAATCAGCCATACATTGGAAACCACTTACCTGCTGCATATACTGTACTGTATGACGGATGCCTAATTTATGGACATACTAAAAGTTAAAGTACAAAAGCATGTGTTAATGTTAGCATTGTGAatcctcagaattgagttatgAAACCCAAACAATTATCTGAATTAGTAACACTGTTCAAACTATGCAAACCCTGAAAGTAAAGCTAGGAACAGCCAAGGTTTAGTAACCATTGATAGGGTTTTGTAACCAACCCTTGGCATATTTCTACACCTCAGGCTCAGGATGTAGAAGGCTTAAATTATATTGCCACAAGTGAACAATTTAACTGTGCGAAGTTGCTGGTTTTTATTTTAAGCGCAAGTCACACAGTAAAGCTGTACTGCActttccaaagaaacaaaagatCCCTAATGCTTCATTTCCAGTACGGATTTCTCATAAAGCCTCAGCATTCCTGATTTCTATACATAGTGTGAAGACTTCTTCCCTTAGATCTGATATTCCTTCATTCCCATAAGATGTCAAGCGATTAAAAACCAGTCATGACAGTACATACTTtggttttaatatttattacattttagacAGTGCATTAAAACTCAAAACAAGTAAAAACCAGTCAACCTAAACAAGCAATTTTttaaaaaactcaaacatacagGACAATTATGGCTGAGGCATCAAGTTGGTTTTATAGGTAGCCTAAAACTGACTCCTGGACTATGGTTACATATTTTGTGGTGCTTAAAAATGACATTTCAGTTCTAAAACTACTAAAATGTACCTGATTGAGGATCCTCGTCTAAAAAGACACGTATAAAATTGATTGATTAACAAAACTTAAATGTATCACTGCCATAGAGGATGGCCATCAGCTTAAAGTGGAAGACATTCTATGTCACTTATTTCAGCACCCTCTTGTAGTTTTTGGTGATCACATTGGGATTCCAGCGACAATTTCAGATTCAATGCCACAGTGGTCCTCACCTCTGAGAATCTTGAAATATCCtaaagcagcaaaaaaaaaaaaaaattaagtggagTAACAAACTGCAGACAAAATAGCATTTTAGCCTTTACAAAAGAGAATGAACCTCACCATTATCACCCCAGTCAGTGTTCCAGGAGTTAGCAGCAAGCCAATAGGGGACGCCATTCTCCTCGCCCCAGCCCATGATCTTAATAGCATGACCGCCTAGTGCAGATCCACTCACGTGTTGATATACACCTACAAAAATAAGTTAATAACCAAATTCTCAACCATTCCATGTTGTATTTGTACTTCTGCCATGTTTTTAAATGATAAACTGAAACCAACCAGATTTATATTGCAGGAAGTCCTCATAGACGGTGAAAGCTCCCTCTACTGGGCCGTTCTTGAAGAGCTCTTTCATAATATCCTTCTGATTAGATGGAACACTATAGGATGTCTTTCCTGCAGTGACAAACAAGGACCAAAAAGTTAAATGAATTCACTTTTTGACAGCAAACTTGGGAGTGCATGTGAGCCTTTAAATAATCCTGTGGACAACAGGCAGGCTTTGAGTTGAAAATAGGTCTACAACCGCTGAAAGAAATGTCTGAAGAGATGCAAAGTCGTCATGAGGGTGAAACATGTACTAAATTTCAGTTCTTTGAACTCTTACCAAAGTGTTTGTCCTCCTTGTAAGAGGGGCTGTAGCCAGGTTCACAGGCCATATCACAGTTAGGAGTGTCTCCACCCTCTCCAGAACAAGGAGGGCGACTGCCATTCACATGATGCTCACAGGGTTCAATGGTGTATGGACGGCAGCCTAAAAATAAGCAGGTTCTATTAAGTTAAAGCTTTGCAAATGCAATCAAAGTAATAATATCAGGGAAGTCACTAACCAATATGGGAGTTATAGAGTCCACCGCTGACCAGACCGTCTGAGTTCCAGAATGCCCAAGCAGCAGATGGGTATCCACCGTTACATCTGAGATTAAAACAGAATTAATATCTTATGGGCCAAAACGGCACAAACACAGCATTAAAACGCGATGTCTGGTAGTATGACTGTCATTTGATGTATGCAGGATTCATATAGATACTGttaaatgaaattccaggactgaAGAACTTCAAGCACTACTTTTAAATTTTTCAAAGGCTTTATTCATAGATCCCACTTATTAAATGCCTTTTAAATTAAACaaggacaaaaagaaaaaaaaaaaaagttcagatcGAAATGAAGTGGCTTGCGAAACCCGCTTCAAAAACCCAAACGTAATAATTTTCAATCCGTGCTCCAAAGTTACGATCTGAAGTGAGGGAGTCAGAAACCTGCTCCAAAAACCCCCGATTTAAAGTCAAATGACTTGATCCATGCACTGAAGCTCCGATATGGAGAAACCCACTAAATACTGATTTAAAGTCAAATTATTCACAATCCCTGCTCCAAAGTTACAGTCTGAAGCCAAAGATTAGTAAACCTGCAACCTAGCCAAATCAGAGTGATTCGTGATCCATGCTCTGCGGTCCCAAAAGCATCATTAGCCAACTATGGTTGTAAACTCCATTGAGCTCCATTTGTAACAAAGGAACTTGCGACCTTCACTTGCTTTCGGGAAAC from Garra rufa chromosome 21, GarRuf1.0, whole genome shotgun sequence includes:
- the LOC141295238 gene encoding uncharacterized protein, giving the protein MQTYGAVLLSSVGVGFIMERPLTAAARDTGVAKRSSGAVNMIITRLLFLLILPSLSLCAPQVQQTHSFSNDDIVVPDLPNPFGSSEDNRRLLQSYIKSSLKEGQTSPELNTREQEIFFLFSLYDYDRSGQMDGLELMQLLTDFLTNHEMMPKSADSVVSMVDYLLQTQDLNQDGLLAPSELLSSSSSKDHQQENKIVPTEPPAEDALKQEQTHTKPEDGLPETHQQDTEGNQVSEHQNETQDSSKEEIMEVENHNQQEQPPEEKLQDDDQGEKNIPVHQGQPEI
- the LOC141295237 gene encoding cathepsin B-like; translated protein: MWRLAFLCVISALSVSWARPRLAPLSHEMINFINKANTTWKAGHNFGDVDYSYVKRLCGTLLKGPKLPVMVQYADDIKLPTNFDPREQWPNCPTLKEIRDQGSCGSCWAFGAAEAISDRICIHSNAKVSVEVSAQDLLTCCDSCGMGCNGGYPSAAWAFWNSDGLVSGGLYNSHIGCRPYTIEPCEHHVNGSRPPCSGEGGDTPNCDMACEPGYSPSYKEDKHFGKTSYSVPSNQKDIMKELFKNGPVEGAFTVYEDFLQYKSGVYQHVSGSALGGHAIKIMGWGEENGVPYWLAANSWNTDWGDNGYFKILRGEDHCGIESEIVAGIPM